One genomic segment of Phycisphaerales bacterium AB-hyl4 includes these proteins:
- a CDS encoding lysylphosphatidylglycerol synthase transmembrane domain-containing protein, with product MYKPITRILRITLGLTLLAWVLSRADWRELATLLQQIHLGWLAAFAITTPITVALSVWKWKLLLHPLGHHPRFSTLFGLYILSQFYNNLFPSSVGGDAVRAVMLGKRINAYQQALASIIVERFLGLTVLVALGLIAIALASPLRQHPPLLTLTLAGLGLYSLVTIIIFDPRLLQLTRRLTHRFRVTHKPLDKLHRFQQSLRDYRRHRTAIVKALLLSLAFHLGTIVNVYLACRALGEPVPWWPIALITPIALIVTMLPISFNGVGVREWTFMVGFQLLGLSPTLGVAASLLVRFKQLLWSSLGLLVHLTLPTTAYPSPPPPRSPRCPTVGPPDPAPPKNPSTFSTKGSTHAG from the coding sequence ATGTACAAGCCCATCACCCGCATCCTGCGCATTACCCTCGGCCTGACCCTGCTTGCATGGGTACTCTCCCGCGCCGACTGGCGCGAGCTTGCCACACTTCTTCAGCAAATCCACCTCGGTTGGCTGGCCGCCTTCGCCATCACCACCCCCATCACCGTCGCGCTCTCCGTCTGGAAGTGGAAACTCCTGCTCCACCCCCTCGGCCACCACCCTCGCTTCTCAACCCTCTTCGGCCTCTACATCCTTAGCCAGTTCTATAACAACCTCTTCCCCTCTTCCGTCGGCGGCGACGCCGTCCGCGCCGTCATGCTCGGCAAACGCATCAACGCCTACCAGCAAGCTCTCGCCTCCATCATCGTCGAACGCTTCCTCGGCCTCACCGTCCTGGTCGCCCTCGGCCTGATTGCCATCGCCCTCGCCTCACCACTCCGCCAACACCCACCGCTGCTTACCCTCACCCTCGCAGGCCTCGGCCTTTATAGCCTCGTCACCATCATCATCTTCGACCCTCGCCTGCTCCAACTCACCCGCCGACTCACCCATCGCTTCCGCGTCACCCACAAGCCCCTCGACAAACTCCATCGCTTTCAGCAATCTCTCCGCGACTACCGCCGACACCGCACCGCCATCGTCAAAGCGCTGCTGCTCTCGCTTGCCTTTCACCTGGGCACGATCGTCAACGTCTACCTCGCCTGCCGCGCGCTGGGCGAGCCCGTCCCATGGTGGCCCATCGCACTCATCACCCCCATCGCTTTGATCGTCACCATGCTGCCGATCTCATTCAACGGCGTCGGCGTCCGCGAATGGACCTTCATGGTCGGCTTCCAACTGCTGGGCCTCTCACCCACCCTTGGCGTCGCAGCCAGCCTCCTCGTCCGCTTCAAGCAACTGCTCTGGTCTTCCCTCGGCCTCCTCGTACACCTCACTCTCCCCACAACCGCTTACCCATCACCACCACCCCCTCGAAGCCCACGGTGTCCCACCGTGGGCCCCCCCGATCCTGCCCCACCCAAAAATCCATCCACCTTCTCCACAAAGGGCAGCACACACGCCGGGTGA
- a CDS encoding alpha/beta hydrolase: protein MTQLVGNGLTSAMRARAHRARDVVSLMSLLGVARPWRVRLLRPTVERAVTLTADGLRLSAGYCPVDETVRPGIVLAHGASRQGRRQALMLVLATLLRARGYHVFSYDARCYGESDHPATANDAAGFDFSRDVSAAVDWLSGRPEVDETRVYVLGHSFGAGAAVAAAANDRRIAKLVLFGPPRRLRERFLNERAADRRQILARMQRDMNVPYELNEDVVCEMVNKRDIEAHAEQFASGGHPPTLLIDASRESEADRAFLQAVAARMGDRAEYWTASGTDHYLNTGRVGAWVVYHPACVLPFVEKVDGFLGGAGSGGPTVGHRGLRGGGGDG from the coding sequence ATGACGCAGTTGGTGGGGAATGGCCTGACGTCGGCGATGCGCGCCCGAGCACATCGGGCGCGGGATGTTGTTTCGTTGATGTCGTTGCTTGGTGTGGCCCGGCCGTGGCGGGTGCGACTGCTTCGGCCGACGGTTGAGCGGGCGGTGACGTTGACGGCAGATGGGTTGCGGCTGTCGGCAGGGTATTGCCCGGTTGATGAGACAGTTCGGCCGGGCATTGTGCTGGCGCATGGGGCGTCGCGGCAAGGACGGCGGCAGGCGTTGATGCTGGTGCTGGCAACGCTGCTGCGGGCACGGGGGTATCACGTGTTCAGCTACGACGCGCGATGCTATGGCGAATCGGATCATCCTGCGACGGCTAACGATGCGGCAGGGTTCGACTTTTCGCGGGATGTCAGCGCAGCAGTGGATTGGCTTAGCGGTCGGCCGGAGGTGGACGAAACGCGAGTGTACGTGCTGGGCCACTCGTTTGGCGCGGGCGCGGCGGTGGCGGCGGCGGCAAACGATCGGCGGATCGCGAAGCTGGTGTTATTCGGCCCGCCACGACGGCTGCGCGAACGGTTTTTGAATGAGAGGGCGGCCGATCGTCGGCAGATTCTCGCGCGGATGCAGCGCGATATGAACGTGCCCTATGAGCTCAACGAAGACGTCGTGTGTGAGATGGTAAACAAGCGTGACATCGAAGCGCATGCCGAACAATTTGCGAGCGGAGGTCATCCGCCAACGCTGTTGATCGATGCATCGCGCGAGAGCGAAGCGGACCGTGCGTTTCTGCAAGCGGTGGCGGCGCGGATGGGCGATCGGGCGGAGTACTGGACAGCGAGTGGGACGGATCATTACCTGAACACGGGGCGCGTGGGCGCGTGGGTGGTGTATCACCCGGCGTGTGTGCTGCCCTTTGTGGAGAAGGTGGATGGATTTTTGGGTGGGGCAGGATCGGGGGGGCCCACGGTGGGACACCGTGGGCTTCGAGGGGGTGGTGGTGATGGGTAA
- a CDS encoding WecB/TagA/CpsF family glycosyltransferase codes for MRADPALKAQARALSFEIASPLDPPREVQLHGFRLHALTESQCIRHILAALAVNRGGWVITPNLDHLRRARRDPVYRAMLAEADIVVADGMPLVWASRLQGTPLPERVAGSSLIQTLSEAAALRDHRLFLLGGAPGAAARAATVLAERFPGSPVVRYDEAPYGFDRDPAAIDQLAARLRESQPAIVFVALGSPKQEQIIRQLRPVLPNAWWLGVGISFSFVAGQVRRAPRWMQQAGLEWMHRLAQEPTRLGRRYLLDGPPFAMSLLCRAGLSRCKPKRGQPVAIHSQTLIDGGNRAT; via the coding sequence ATGCGAGCTGACCCCGCCCTCAAAGCTCAAGCGCGTGCGTTGTCTTTCGAGATCGCATCGCCGCTCGACCCGCCGCGCGAAGTGCAGTTGCACGGCTTCCGTCTGCACGCCCTCACCGAGTCGCAGTGCATCCGCCACATCCTCGCCGCGCTCGCGGTCAACCGCGGCGGCTGGGTCATCACGCCCAACCTCGACCACCTTCGCCGCGCTCGACGTGACCCTGTCTATCGCGCCATGCTCGCCGAGGCTGACATCGTTGTCGCCGACGGTATGCCGCTGGTCTGGGCCTCACGCTTGCAGGGCACGCCGCTGCCCGAGCGTGTCGCGGGTTCATCGCTGATTCAGACGCTCAGCGAAGCTGCTGCGCTGCGCGACCATCGGCTGTTCCTCCTCGGCGGCGCGCCCGGCGCTGCAGCGCGGGCCGCCACCGTGCTCGCCGAACGTTTTCCCGGATCGCCGGTCGTCCGGTATGACGAAGCCCCCTACGGTTTCGACCGTGACCCCGCTGCGATTGACCAGCTCGCCGCGCGGTTGCGCGAGTCCCAGCCGGCGATCGTGTTCGTCGCGCTCGGCTCGCCGAAGCAGGAGCAGATCATCCGACAGCTCCGGCCCGTGCTGCCCAATGCGTGGTGGCTGGGTGTGGGTATCAGCTTCAGCTTTGTCGCCGGCCAGGTCCGACGCGCCCCGCGATGGATGCAGCAGGCCGGCCTCGAATGGATGCACCGCCTCGCGCAGGAACCGACACGCCTCGGCCGACGGTACCTGCTCGACGGCCCGCCGTTTGCCATGTCGCTGCTCTGCCGCGCTGGTCTGTCTCGATGCAAGCCCAAGCGTGGTCAGCCCGTGGCGATCCACTCGCAAACCTTGATCGACGGAGGGAACCGGGCCACGTGA
- a CDS encoding sugar transferase — protein MPPQPPDVFHTLPNDEPDALGQPVIWGLDAVELHQRFWAARSVQVVHRGTPAPLTRRAELYLLVDSPHLVLFRLQRAINTLLWRRDDLLLIRLHSQRRQTYCERLDTNEQGQFLHFQRIYCQQHTRVARLAITAHRTLAKRWQHADSPMLGWRDLRLAVPHHQRTTISLPGQLKTAHDPHEQQQFIFSLAQQWRRPDRTIPRAKQHTDGVWTDIDTPLHDHVRCVGPVWIGAGQPMQPTTSIVGPAALWDVTNVDADTPTRWRWPTQPGPVFRPLNSTPRPPALGKRITKRAFDIAFALAALLMVLPLFPLIMLAIWLEDGRPFFFAHMRETLGGREFPCLKFRSMRNDAEQIKAQLAAVNQVDGPQFFMENDPRVTKVGRFLRKTHLDELPQLLNVLVGQMSVVGPRPSPHAENQYCPAWREARLSIRPGITGLWQVMRTRREGEDFQEWIRYDLEYVDRMSWSLDIWIIHRTIRHLLGFK, from the coding sequence ATGCCCCCCCAACCCCCCGACGTCTTCCACACCCTTCCCAATGACGAACCCGACGCCCTCGGCCAGCCTGTGATATGGGGCCTCGACGCCGTTGAACTTCACCAACGCTTCTGGGCCGCGCGCAGCGTCCAGGTCGTCCATCGCGGCACGCCCGCGCCCCTTACTCGACGCGCCGAACTCTACCTGCTCGTCGATTCGCCCCACCTCGTTCTCTTCCGACTCCAACGCGCCATTAACACCCTACTCTGGCGACGCGACGACCTCCTGCTCATCCGACTCCACAGCCAACGACGCCAGACCTACTGCGAACGCCTCGACACCAACGAGCAAGGTCAGTTCCTCCACTTCCAACGCATCTACTGCCAGCAACACACCCGCGTCGCTCGACTCGCCATCACTGCCCACCGCACGCTTGCCAAGCGTTGGCAACACGCCGACTCGCCCATGCTCGGCTGGCGCGATCTACGCCTCGCAGTCCCCCATCATCAACGCACCACCATCTCCCTCCCCGGCCAACTCAAAACCGCGCACGACCCACACGAACAACAACAATTCATCTTCTCGCTCGCCCAGCAATGGCGCAGACCCGATCGCACCATTCCACGCGCAAAGCAACACACCGACGGCGTCTGGACCGACATCGACACGCCCCTTCACGATCACGTTCGCTGCGTCGGCCCCGTCTGGATCGGTGCAGGCCAACCCATGCAACCAACCACCAGCATCGTCGGCCCGGCCGCGCTCTGGGACGTCACCAACGTCGACGCCGACACACCCACCCGTTGGCGTTGGCCCACGCAGCCCGGCCCCGTCTTCCGCCCACTCAACAGCACCCCGCGCCCGCCCGCCCTGGGCAAGCGCATCACCAAGCGTGCGTTCGACATCGCGTTCGCGCTTGCGGCGTTGTTGATGGTCTTGCCTTTGTTCCCCTTGATCATGCTGGCGATCTGGCTTGAAGACGGCCGACCGTTTTTCTTTGCCCACATGCGTGAGACGCTCGGCGGCCGGGAGTTTCCCTGCCTCAAGTTCCGCTCCATGCGAAACGATGCCGAGCAGATCAAAGCCCAGCTTGCAGCGGTCAACCAGGTCGACGGCCCGCAGTTTTTCATGGAAAACGATCCGCGCGTCACGAAGGTCGGCCGATTCCTGCGCAAGACCCACCTCGACGAATTGCCACAGCTGCTGAACGTGCTCGTCGGGCAGATGTCGGTCGTGGGCCCGCGCCCCAGCCCGCACGCGGAAAACCAGTATTGCCCGGCCTGGCGTGAAGCGCGATTGAGCATCCGCCCCGGCATCACCGGCTTGTGGCAGGTCATGCGGACCCGCCGCGAGGGTGAAGACTTCCAGGAGTGGATTCGTTACGACCTGGAGTATGTTGATCGCATGAGCTGGTCGCTCGACATCTGGATCATCCACCGCACGATCCGCCACCTCCTGGGTTTCAAATAA
- the bioA gene encoding adenosylmethionine--8-amino-7-oxononanoate transaminase, with amino-acid sequence MNANDTKRLAALDHAHVWHPFTPMKQWREQTPLIIERAENEYLIDTEGKRYIDGVSSLWCNVHGHRVPEIDDAVRQQLDKVAHTTLLGLASPPSIELAAMLADRAPGKLTKTFYSDAGATALEVAFKVAVGYWYHRQKPEKHRFIGLAGAYHGDTTGAMSIGYSELFHRPFLSMVFPTTWFPNPDPCRPPQAVGNLPPRPDNVWPSEHQPLADALTDYCLGQLDRMLREQAHETAAIVIEPVMQGAAGMVCQPPGFVKGVADLARKYEVLLIADEVATGFGRTGKMFAVEHDLDENFYGPDILCLAKGISAGYLPLAATMVTDEIDEAFTGELADRRTLYHGHTYTGNPLACAAAVASLKRFDDTNLIEHINQSAEIIADRLAPLRDPEACPHVLDIRQRGIMVGIELCEDRNSARPFDFAARRGYEFCAAVREKGVIIRPLGDVVILMPIPAMSHASLEHMLDTVVETFLAWRPAPASI; translated from the coding sequence ATGAACGCCAACGACACCAAACGACTCGCAGCGCTCGATCACGCGCACGTCTGGCATCCGTTCACGCCTATGAAACAGTGGCGCGAACAGACGCCGCTGATCATCGAACGCGCCGAGAACGAGTACCTCATCGACACTGAAGGCAAGCGATACATCGATGGCGTCTCAAGCCTCTGGTGCAACGTGCACGGCCACCGCGTGCCCGAAATCGACGACGCCGTGCGACAACAACTCGACAAGGTCGCGCACACCACACTACTCGGTCTCGCCTCGCCGCCAAGCATCGAACTCGCCGCCATGCTTGCCGATCGTGCGCCGGGCAAGCTCACGAAAACCTTCTACTCCGACGCCGGCGCGACCGCGCTTGAGGTCGCTTTCAAAGTCGCCGTGGGCTACTGGTATCACCGACAAAAGCCTGAAAAACACCGCTTCATCGGGCTTGCAGGGGCTTACCACGGCGACACCACCGGCGCCATGTCCATCGGCTACAGCGAACTGTTCCATCGGCCGTTCCTCTCCATGGTCTTCCCCACCACATGGTTCCCCAACCCCGACCCTTGCCGACCACCGCAAGCCGTCGGCAACCTCCCCCCGCGCCCAGACAACGTCTGGCCAAGCGAACATCAACCGCTCGCCGACGCGCTCACCGACTACTGCCTCGGCCAACTCGATCGCATGCTCCGCGAGCAGGCCCACGAGACCGCTGCCATCGTCATCGAGCCTGTCATGCAAGGCGCTGCCGGCATGGTCTGCCAGCCGCCCGGCTTTGTGAAAGGCGTCGCCGACCTCGCGCGGAAGTATGAAGTGCTGCTCATCGCCGACGAGGTTGCCACCGGCTTCGGGCGTACGGGAAAAATGTTCGCCGTCGAACACGACCTCGATGAAAATTTTTACGGCCCCGACATCCTCTGTCTCGCAAAAGGCATTTCCGCCGGCTACCTCCCGCTCGCCGCCACCATGGTCACCGACGAAATCGACGAAGCCTTCACCGGCGAGCTTGCCGACCGACGCACGCTCTACCACGGCCACACCTACACGGGCAATCCGCTCGCCTGCGCCGCTGCCGTCGCATCGCTCAAACGCTTCGACGACACGAACCTCATCGAACACATCAACCAGAGCGCCGAGATCATCGCGGACAGGCTTGCGCCCCTTCGCGATCCCGAAGCCTGCCCCCACGTGCTCGACATTCGGCAGCGCGGCATCATGGTCGGCATCGAGCTCTGCGAAGATCGCAACAGTGCCAGGCCCTTCGACTTCGCCGCCCGTCGAGGCTACGAGTTCTGCGCCGCGGTCCGCGAGAAGGGCGTCATCATCCGGCCGCTTGGCGACGTGGTCATCCTCATGCCCATCCCCGCCATGTCCCACGCCAGCCTCGAACACATGCTCGACACCGTGGTCGAAACCTTCCTCGCCTGGCGCCCCGCGCCCGCATCTATATAG